One window of the Esox lucius isolate fEsoLuc1 chromosome 8, fEsoLuc1.pri, whole genome shotgun sequence genome contains the following:
- the LOC105025368 gene encoding polyadenylate-binding protein 1-like 2 has translation MNPRGPRNFRATLYVGDLHQDINRAILYQKFSTAGAVYSIKVCSDKATRRSLGYAYVNFYRRTDAQRALDTLNFDVVMGKPMRIMWYEPDPTMRRSTVGNVYLHNLDESICSKALYDTFSIFGHISSCKVVCDEKGKSKGYGFVHFTSQEVAHVAIEKLNGMMFNDRKAFLMPYKTRQDREAEKRQWAEKECEVELRARAQEYTYLLIKNFGEDISNDKLNEVFRQYGECLSYVYLKMIT, from the coding sequence ATGAATCCCAGGGGGCCGAGAAACTTCAGGGCCACCCTGTATGTGGGAGACCTTCACCAGGACATCAACAGGGCCATCCTCTATCAGAAGTTCAGCACTGCTGGAGCGGTGTACTCTATCAAGGTCTGCAGTGACAAAGCCACCAGGCGATCCCTCGGATATGCCTATGTCAACTTCTACCGACGGACAGACGCTCAACGAGCTCTGGATACGCTGAACTTCGACGTGGTCATGGGGAAACCGATGCGCATCATGTGGTATGAACCAGACCCGACCATGAGGAGAAGCACTGTGGGTAACGTCTATCTCCACAACCTGGACGAGTCGATTTGCAGCAAAGCCCTGTACGACACCTTTTCCATCTTCGGACACATCAGCTCCTGCAAGGTGGTGTGTGACGAGAAGGGAAAGTCAAAGGGCTACGGATTTGTTCACTTCACCAGCCAGGAGGTGGCTCATGTTGCCATTGAGAAGCTGAACGGCATGATGTTCAATGACAGGAAAGCATTTCTCATGCCGTATAAAACCCGCCAAGACAGAGAAGCGGAAAAAAGGCAgtgggctgagaaagagtgtgaGGTGGAGCTGAGAGCCAGAGCCCAGGAGTACACTTACCTGTTAATCAAAAACTTTGGAGAGGACATCAGCAATGACAAGCTGAATGAGGTGTTCAGACAATATGGTGAATGTTTGTCTTACGtgtatttgaaaatgattaCTTAA
- the camsap2a gene encoding calmodulin-regulated spectrin-associated protein 2a isoform X7, which yields MKLVPARYRKEQAVTQLVPWIPPVDNVLKDTTDGCALATLLHFYCPQLVRLQDICLKESMSLADGLYNLQLIQEFCQKHLNHCCHFTLEDMVYASSSIKNNYLVFLAELFWWFEVVKPTFVQPRVLDTEEPALTLLRNMPSVPNVSNATKRSFTDRSPSPEQPSLPLQPHPRNSGEIKRSTSMSFVDGCVGTWPKEKRSGPYGVSFDIPFNKEDTTQTSTPPGRGMTRSASTEVFKVHQMPRGMKKNLSFQPVNGQGAGIEEEGCPDSLSGPDPPTQTSRPQPPGGPLRFPNGGSNLAGGGNGAATPSMEEALQIIHDTGKQLAQTPLSEGINNGFFLHNQNRGVGLAGPEPKVRPENRDLDSLSATESTELDTGIHVRTEDIVETLDEDSSLREAMSMELDVDTLSPCPSSSGYSRSPSTNADVKMTSFAEQRFRKLSVPESGPRSGGSSGGGSSLKTTPEGSELGLSVSWAPTPEHSPIHQQAPPPSDPAQVMATEMVQLRMRLEEKRKAIEAQKKKVEAAFTRHRQRMGRSAFLDVVKRKGDGAPGGGAEGDGGKPAGEEQKTGRSKVDTPDGAEQGPSGVSWQKSAGGGEGGQGTARGQGPGEVDLAEYTRSIEKLNHSLGFLQTEMQRLAQQQEVIMAMREQQAWVIPPPQAQPSPQKHTRPATRSSGSPSPAGSPHSAHRSPTSIKRKSASFHSRSPRTPRPSELKLAPYNRCLTAPQSVDSLPRLRRFSPSQPMAFAYMGDKPDGQALEIGDKETDEDAGPSSPSYPATDHRETQPGTLEDEQEENEEMVTEEEEQKEKVEEIKPVIMSTVSEVLAQPVKETFTVTPTETPLMSVLLDRTRSSLIEVPLYTPPEGEGMGESGDAQENYGDEEKTSCGFFFKDDGKGEEDMAQRRAALLEKRLRREKETHQKKLQQEAELEHKKEEARMKAEEERVRKEEEKARREFIKQEYLRRKQLKLMEDMDTVIKPRPASAKQRRARPKSIHRDSMDSPRTPARAAGSRPGVFSVSSLSLASLNLGDSDSMHSERRTPRSASLHSGSLHLFLSSPKLRRRRPDSADGFLSPCRSGSRNGDDDWENGSNTSSVRSNAEYTGPKLYKEPSAKSNKHIIQNALTHCCLAGKVNEGQKNKVLEEMEKSEANNFLVLFRDGGCQFRSLYTYCPETDEAAKLMGIGPKSITRKMIENLYKYNSDKKQFSQIPAKTMSASVDAITIHGHLWQTKKPATPKKVVPAKS from the exons AATAACTACCTTGTGTTTCTTGCTGAGTTATTCTGGTGGTTTGAAGTGGTGAAACCCACTTTTGTACAACCAAGAGTTCTGGACACTGAAG AGCCAGCCCTCACACTGTTAAGGAACATGCCGTCTGTTCCCAATGTGTCCAATGCCACCAAAAGGAGCTTCACTGACAGATCGCCGAGCCCAGAACAGCCCAG TCTGCCTCTCCAACCTCATCCCAGGAACTCGG GTGAAATTAAGAGATCGACTTCAATGTCCTTTGTGGATGGCTGCGTAGGAACTTGGCCCAAGGAGAAAAG GTCTGGCCCATATGGAGTTTCCTTTGACATCCCGTTCAACAAAGAGGACACCACCCAGACATCCACTCCTCCTGGCCGTGGCATGACTCGCTCGGCCAGCACCGAGGTCTTCAAGGTCCACCAAATGCCTCGAGGCATGAAGAAAAACCTGTCCTTCCAGCCCGTCAATGGGCAGGGCGCGGGCATTGAGGAGGAGGGCTGCCCGGACAGTCTGTCGGGCCCTGACCCACCCACACAAACGAGCAGACCTCAACCTCCCGGAGGCCCACTGAGATTCCCCAACGGCGGTTCAAACCTGGCCGGGGGCGGAAATGGTGCTGCCACTCCCAGCATGGAGGAGGCCCTCCAGATCATCCATGACACAGGGAAGCAGCTTGCACAGACCCCTTTGTCAGAGGGCATCAACAATGGCTTCTTCCTGCACAATCAGAACCGTGGAGTCGGCCTAGCCGGCCCGGAACCCAAAGTACGACCCGAAAACAGGGACCTGGACTCGCTGAGTGCCACGGAAAGCACGGAGCTGGACACGGGCATCCACGTGAGGACCGAGGACATCGTGGAGACACTGGACGAGGACTCGTCGCTGAGGGAAGCCATGAGCATGGAGCTGGACGTGGACACCCTGAGCCCCTGCCCCAGCAGCTCTGGATACAGCAGATCTCCCTCCACCAATGCCGACGTGAAGATGACCAGCTTCGCCGAGCAGAGGTTCCGGAAGCTCAGCGTCCCTGAATCCGGTCCAAGGAGCGGCGGCAGCAGCGGGGGCGGGAGCTCCCTTAAGACAACCCCCGAGGGCTCGGAACTGGGCCTGTCTGTGTCCTGGGCACCCACCCCGGAGCACAGCCCCATCCACCAGCAGGCCCCTCCCCCCAGCGACCCGGCCCAGGTTATGGCCACGGAGATGGTGCAGCTGCGCATGCGCCTGGAGGAGAAACGGAAGGCCATCGAGGCGCAGAAGAAGAAGGTGGAGGCGGCGTTCACCCGGCACCGGCAGAGGATGGGCCGGTCCGCCTTCCTGGACGTGGTGAAGAGAAAGGGTGACGGCGCCCCGGGGGGAGGAGCCGAGGGCGATGGTGGGAAACCGGCCGGGGAGGAGCAGAAGACCGGAAGGAGCAAGGTGGACACGCCCGACGGGGCCGAGCAGGGGCCCTCCGGGGTCAGCTGGCAGAAGTCAGCcgggggaggagaaggaggccaGGGTACGGCTCGAGGCCAAGGACCCGGCGAGGTGGACCTGGCTGAATACACGCGCTCCATCGAGAAGCTCAACCACTCGCTGGGCTTCCTGCAGACGGAGATGCAGCGTCTGGCCCAGCAGCAGGAGGTCATCATGGCCATGAGGGAACAGCAGGCGTGGGTCATCCCACCGCCACAGGCCCAGCCCTCGCCTCAGAAACACACCCGTCCGGCCACCCGCTCCTCCGGCTCGCCCTCGCCGGCCGGCTCGCCCCACTCCGCCCACCGCTCGCCCACCAGCATCAAGAGGAAGTCCGCCTCCTTCCACTCCCGAAGCCCCCGCACGCCACGCCCCAGCGAGCTCAAGCTGGCCCCGTATAACCGGTGCCTGACGGCGCCCCAGTCCGTGGACAGCTTGCCCCGCCTCCGCCGGTTCTCCCCGAGCCAGCCAATGGCCTTCGCCTACATGGGCGACAAGCCCGACGGTCAGGCGCTCGAGATCGGCGACAAGGAGACGGACGAGGACGCTGgaccctcctccccctcctacCCTGCCACCGACCACCGGGAGACACAACCAGGGACCCTCGAGGATGAACaggaggagaatgaggagatggtgactgaggaggaggaacagaaggagaaAGTGGAGGAGATAAAACCCGTGATCATGTCCACCGTGTCTGAGGTTCTGGCCCAGCCGGTGAAGGAGACCTTTACAGTCACGCCCACCGAGACCCCTCTCATGTCAGTCCTCTTGGACCGGACCAGGAGCAGCCTGATTGAGGTGCCACTGTACACGCCCCCGGAAGGAGAGGGAATGGGGGAGAGCGGAGACGCGCAGGAGAACTATGGTGATGAGGAAAAAACCTCCTGTggctttttttttaag GACGATGGTAAGGgggaggaggacatggcccagaGGAGGGCTGCTCTCCTGGAGAAGAGGTTACGGAGGGAGAAGGAGACGCACCAAAAGAAGCTGCAACAGGAGGCCGAGCTGGAGCATAAGAAAGAGGAGGCGCG TATGAAAGCAGAGGAGGAACGTGttaggaaggaggaggagaaggccCGAAGGGAGTTCATCAAACAGGAGTACCTGAGGAGGAAGCAGCTCAAACTCATGGAGGACATGGACACGGTGATCAAGCCCCGGCCAGCCAGCGCCAAGCAGAGAAGAGCCCGGCCCAAGTCCATCCACCGGGACAGCATGGATTCCCCCAGAACCCCGGCCCGGGCGGCAG GTTCACGACCTGGTGTTTTTTCAGTCTCCAGTTTGTCTCTGGCATCGCTTAACCTGGGGGACAGTGACAGCATGCACTCTGAGAGGAGAACACCAAG GAGTGCTAGTTTACACTCTGGCAGTCTTCACCTCTTTTTGAGCTCTCCTAAACTGAGGCGGAGAAG gCCTGATTCTGCAGATGGATTTCTGTCCCCCTGTCGATCTGGGAGCAGGAATGGCGACGACGATTGGGAGAACGGCTCCAACACCTCGTCTGTTAGATCCAACGCAGAGTACACTG GCCCAAAACTGTACAAGGAACCAAGTGCCAAATCCAACAAGCATATAATCCAGAATGCCCTGACCCACTGCTGCCTGGCCGGCAAGGTCAACGAAGGGCAGAAGAACAAGGTTCTGGAG GAAATGGAGAAATCTGAGGCCAACAACTTTCTGGTGTTGTTCCGGGACGGGGGTTGCCAATTCCGTTCTCTGTACACCTACTGCCCGGAGACGGACGAGGCTGCCAAGCTGATGGGCATCGGGCCCAAGAGCATCACACGGAAAATGATTGAGAACCTTTACAAGTACAACTCGGACAAGAAGCAGTTCAGCCAGATCCCCGCCAAGACCATGTCGGCCAGCGTCGACGCCATCACGATCCATGGACACCTGTGGCAGACCAAGAAACCTGCCACCCCCAAGAAAGTGGTACCTGCCAAGTCGTAA